The sequence below is a genomic window from Dyadobacter chenwenxiniae.
ATAAAAGACGGCATTTTCTTTATACTGCAAGCCAAGCGGAAATATCATCTCCGTCGTCTGTACGATCCGTTCTTTGAAAGGCTTTCCGGATCCCAGGCTCACATGTTGTACTACACCGGCGACGCCCACTTTATACATATCTACCTCTTTCAAAAACGGCGCATCGATGGACAGGAACCAGGCCTCGCGGGAACGGTTTGTAACAATTAACCTAAGCCAGAGCGCGGACTTGGAAGCCCCAAAGTTTGCGACTTCCTGAGGGCTGGGCGTAAACTGTGATGCATTTCTTAAAATGTCCTCTATGGATAAGCTTGCGGTTTTATCTTCCAGGATACTAAACCGCAGCGCCGGTTCCACGTGGGTTTCACCGGCGCGCAATGTGATATCCTGGCTTTGTGCCAGCACAAGCGAAAAGTTTAAGAGGATCAGCACCCATAACAGAGGCAAACCAAACACAGGGGGTTGGAGGTACTTTTGCATGATTGAACGAATGGAGGTTGGGTATCCCGAATTGGGTGGTTTTACCAATTCAAATATATTTAGAAAATTGCTGATCCTTATTACCGTGATGTTCAAAGAGTTGGTGAATATATTGATCACACAGATCAAACACACGGTACTGGGAAAACTCCCGCGCCATTTTCTTCACTTTTTCTACATATTGCTTGTCCGTGAGCACTTTGTCAACCGAATTCCTGATTTGCTCAGCGGTCGGATACTCCGTTTTCAAATCGAGACCCAGCTTGAAATACCCAACCCGCGCATTGATCTCATTTTTCCCTTCATGGATCCCGGCAACAACCAGCGGCAATTCGTTCTGAATTCCCAGCATCACGCCGCCATACCCTCCGTTAGTCACATATACGTCACATTGAGGCATGATATCTGCAAATGAAATGAAATCCCGGATCACAAGGTTGGGTTGCGGAAAGCGGGCCTGCAGTGTGGCGGTTCCTGACCCGCCCGTCGTCGCAATTACCAGTACATCCGTATCCTTAAATGCTTCCAGGGTAGGTACCAGTATTTTTTCCGGGTCTTTTTCCATGGTACCCTGCGTCACGAGAACGACCCTTTTGTAATTTTTAAGTTTTCCAGTGAGCGCAAAAGTTTCGGTATGGCTGCCCGAATACGGCAGCAGCGCACCAATGAAGCGAATATTGGCACTGAGATCGGACCGTTTGAACTCAAACCCGGGTGTCCCGCTTTGCAGGAGCAGATCCGATTTTTGCCCGCAAATCTGAAACAGATGCCCGTTGGCAGGCGCCATGCCGTGTTCGATGAACAATCGTCTGAATAAAAGCTTCGATTCCCTGAACAGCAGGTTATCGGACACAAATCGTAAAATATCCTGTTTTCTCCTTCCGAAGAAAGTGTCAGACGGCACCATGCCCAGGCCTGCGGGAGGAAGGTCACGCGAGTTTTCCGTGAGTGGGAAAACGCCGACTGAGATGACACGTTTGCCCAGCTTGTCCTTCACAAACGGAATGCCGGTAAAAGCAATATCGCTGATCATCAAGTCAAAAGACCATGTTTCGTCGATGTCACGAATGTCCTGATAGAATTCCGGTCCGCGCAATGCGAAATAGTTTTTCATATCAAACTTCAATTTTTGAACCTGGCCTTTGATGGCCAGTCTTTCGGGGAAGATTTCGTTGACATTCTGCTGGTTGTAGTCTACCGCTTTTTTGAAAGGATAGTGCTGAATATCCAAACGTGCAAGCTTATCCTGGTAGGCGCTGGCCGCATACCAGCGCACATCGTGACCCTGCGATTTGAGGTGCATGGCAATGCCGGTAAGGGGATTAAAATGTCCGTCAAACGGAATGTTGGCAAAAAGGATTTTTTTCATGGCTAATAATTGTTTTGTATAATTGATTGGTATGTGTGGGACTGATTCGTCCAAATTGAGACTGTGTACAAAGGCTGTAAAATAGATATGAGCACAAGAGGCTAGAATCCTATCGCGATTGCCCTGAATACTGCCTGGAATTTGATCGGATTTTCCTTTTGTCGTTCCAGATGAAGGTTGCATGAAACTGTCCCGCTGGAAATCGAGCCCGGT
It includes:
- a CDS encoding glycosyltransferase, whose amino-acid sequence is MKKILFANIPFDGHFNPLTGIAMHLKSQGHDVRWYAASAYQDKLARLDIQHYPFKKAVDYNQQNVNEIFPERLAIKGQVQKLKFDMKNYFALRGPEFYQDIRDIDETWSFDLMISDIAFTGIPFVKDKLGKRVISVGVFPLTENSRDLPPAGLGMVPSDTFFGRRKQDILRFVSDNLLFRESKLLFRRLFIEHGMAPANGHLFQICGQKSDLLLQSGTPGFEFKRSDLSANIRFIGALLPYSGSHTETFALTGKLKNYKRVVLVTQGTMEKDPEKILVPTLEAFKDTDVLVIATTGGSGTATLQARFPQPNLVIRDFISFADIMPQCDVYVTNGGYGGVMLGIQNELPLVVAGIHEGKNEINARVGYFKLGLDLKTEYPTAEQIRNSVDKVLTDKQYVEKVKKMAREFSQYRVFDLCDQYIHQLFEHHGNKDQQFSKYI